The following nucleotide sequence is from Nocardioides eburneiflavus.
AGATCGAGATCCCGGCCATCGTGTCGAACCATCCAGACGCCGGTGCGCTCGCCCGCTCGTACGGCATCGACTTCCACCACGTCCCCGTGTCGCCGGACACCAAGGCCGAGGCCGAGGCGCGCCTGATGCAGCTCGTCGACGAGACCGGCACCCACCTCGTGGTCCTCGCGCGCTACATGCAGGTGCTGTCCGACGACCTGTGCCGGCGGCTGTCCGGGCGCGCGATCAACATCCACCACTCGTTCCTGCCGAGCTTCAAGGGAGCCCGGCCCTACCACCAGGCCTTCGACCGTGGCGTGAAGCTGGTGGGCGCGACCGCGCACTACGTGACCGGCGACCTCGACGAGGGACCGATCATCGAGCAGGACGTCCTGCGCGTGGACCACGGCTACGACCAGGACCAGCTCGTCTCGGCAGGACGCGACGTGGAGGCGCAGGTGCTCTCCCGGGCAGTGCGCTGGCACAGCGAGTCGCGGGTCCTGCTCAACGGCGAGCGCACCGTCGTCTTCCGCTGAGACGACGGGACCAGCCGCCACCCCACCGCCCGCCACAGTCCGCCGCCCGCCAGGAGCCCGCCATGCAGTCCGACATCGAGATCGCCAACGCCGCCGTCCTGCGGCCCATCCGCGAGATCGCCGAGGAGACGCTCGGCATCGACGAGGAGCACCTGGTCCCCTACGGGCACTACAAGGCCAAGGTCGACGTCGGCTACCTCACCTCGCTCGCCGACCGCCCGCTCGGCCGGCTCGTCCTGGTCACCGCCCTCTCCCCGACCCCGCCCGGCGAGGGCAAGACCACCACCACCGTCGGGCTGACCGACGCGCTCCACGGCCTGGGCCACCGGTCCATGGCGTGCCTGCGCGAGCCGTCGATGGGGCCGGTCTTCGGCATGAAGGGCGGCGCCGCCGGTGGCGGCTGGAGCCAGGTCGTGCCGATGACCGACATCAACCTGCACTTCACCGGCGACTTCGCCGCCATCGCGGCGGCCAACAACCTGCTCTCCGCGCTCATCGACAACCACGTGCACCACGGCAACGAGCTCGACATCGACGTGCGCAGCGTGACGTGGAAGCGCGTGGTGGACACCAACGACCGGGCCTTGCGCGAGGTCGTGGTGGCGCTCGGCGGACACGTCAACGGCTTCCCCCGCGAGGACGGATTCGACATCGTGGTGGCCTCCGAGCTGATGGCGATCTTCTGCCTCACCGAGTCGTGGGCCGACCTCAAGCGGCGCATCGGCGACATCGTCATCGGCTACACCCGCGCGATGGCGCCGGTGACCGCACGCGACCTCGGTGCGGAGGGTGCGATGGCGGCCCTGCTGCGCGACGCCCTCGCACCCAACCTGGTCCAGACGCTCGAGGGCGCCCCCGCCTTCGTCCACGGCGGGCCGTTCGCCAACATCGCGCACGGCTGCAGCTCGGTGATGGCCACCCGTGCCGGACTGCGGCTGGCCGACATCGTCGTCACCGAGGCGGGCTTCGGCGCCGACCTCGGCGCGGAGAAGTTCGTCGACATCAAGTGCCGCAAGTCCGGCCTGCGTCCCGACGTGGCCGTCGTGGTCGCGACCGTACGCGCCCTGAAGTACCACGGCGGGGTGGCGCTGGAGGACCTCGGGCGCGAGGACGTCGCCGCCGTCGAGGCCGGCATGGTCAACCTGCGCCGCCACCTCGCCAACATCCGCGACGTCTACGGCATCCCCGCGGTGGTGGCCGTCAACCGCTTCCCCACCGACACCGACCTCGAGGTGGACCGGGTCGTCGCGCTCGTGGCCGAGGAGGGCGTACGCGCCTTCCCAGCGACCCACTTCGCCGACGGCGGCAACGGCGCGAAGGGCCTCGCCGAGGGCGTGCTCGCGGCACTGGACGAGCCCTCCCCGTACGAGTTCTCCTTCACCTACGACGACGACCTCACGCTCACCGAGAAGGTCGAGGCCATCGCCACCCGGCTCTACGGGGCGGGCCTGGTGACCTGGGACGCCAAGGCCCGGCGCCGGCTCCAGCGCATCGAGCGCGACGGCTACTCCAGCCTGCCCGTCTGCGTCGCCAAGACCCAGTACTCGTTCTCCACCGACCCCGCCTCGCTGGGCGCTCCGTCGGGGCACGAGCTGCACGTGCGGGAAGTGCGCCTCTCCGCCGGCGCCGGGTTCGTGGTCGTGGTCTGCGGCGACATGATGACCATGCCCGGACTGCCGCGCGACCCCTCGGCGGCGCGCATCGACCTCGCCGACGACGGCACGATCCTCGGGCTCAGCTGACGCGTAGCAGTCAGGCATCGCGCCGCCGCGCCACGTGGAGGACGGCGCCCCACCCGCGGCGGAGCCGCCCGTCCTCGCGCTCGGCGAGCAGGCGCCGGACCTCCGAGTGGAGGCGGTCGCGCTGCCACCGCTGCATGGCGATGTGCCCTGAGAAGGTGTCGAGCAGCCGGAGATAGCCGTCCGCGTCGTAGTCGAGCTCCCAGTCGAAGTGCCGTACCAGGACCGTGTCGAACAGTCCGCTGCTCTCGATCTCCTCGCGCTGCTCGGGCAGCTCGCCCGGCGCGGGGCGCGGCACATCCTCGCGCAACCCCTCGCCGATCTCGTTGTAGACGACCTGCAGGTCGTGGAAGATCGCGTCCCCGCCGGCCGGGAAGACGTGTGTCGCGCTCCAGAACGCCAGGTGCCCTCCCGGGCGCAGCAGCTCCCATGCCCGCCGGTAGCGGACCGCGGGGTCGATCCAGTGCCAGGAGGTGGCAGCAACGACCAGGTCGTACGCCGGTTGCGTGGACGCGTCGAGGTCCTCGAACGTGCCGTCGACGACCTCGACCTGTGGGAAGTCCGCCAGGTTGGCCCGAGCGAGCTCGGCGAGCGCCCGCCCAGGCTCCACGCACGTGATGCGGAAGCCGCGACGAGCCAGCGGCAGGGTCGCCTTCCCCGTCGCGCAGCCGACCTCGAGCAGCCGCGCCCTGCTGTTCAACCCGGCTGCGCCCACGACGGCGTCGTACAGCTCGTCCGGGTAGTCGGGACGCGCCTGCTGGTAGAGCTCGGCGGCCGAGTCGAACGTCATCCGCAGCGGCGTCTCGTCTGGCACGCATCGATCATCTCCCGCCGGCCCGGGAGGCTGTGGGGAACCAGCGGCATCCCTTCGGCCGCAGTCCGCCTGCCGTTGGTTCCCCACTGAGCGCGACCTCTGGGGCAGCGCGGCTCGCTCGCGGCAGTGCCACCAACGCCGTCGGCGGTCCGTCCGTCAGTCGCCGAGCTCGGCCCGCCGGCGGATGACGTACTCCTCGAGCTCCTCGCGGACCGCGTCGTCGAGGTCCGGCTGCTCGTACTCCTCCAGCGTCTTCTGATAGGCCACGGTCGCGCGGTCGTTGGCGTCGTTGCCGCCGTTGCGCATCCAGCGCTCGTAGTTCTCCGAGGACGACAGCAGCGGCCGGTAGAAGCAGGTGCGAAAGCGTTCCATGGTGTGCATGGCGCCGAGGAAGTGCCCGCCGTGGCCGACCTCCTGGTGGGCGTCGAACGCCATCGACGCCTCGTCGATCTCCAGCGGCGTGAACTCGTGGCGCAGCATCTGGAGCAGCTCGACGTCCACGATGAACTTCTCGTAGCCCGCGACCAGGCCGCCCTCCAGCCAGCCGGCCGAGTGCATCACCCAGTTGGCCCCGGCGAGGAAGGTCGGCATCAGCGTCATCAGCGCCTCGTAGCCGGCCTGGGCGTCGGCGACCTGCGAGGAGGTCAGCCCTCCGCCGGTCCGGAACGGCAGGCCGAAGTGCCGGGCGATCTGGCCGGTGCACAGCAGGCCGAGCCCGGACTCGGGCGTGCCGAAGGTCGGGGAGCCCGACTGCATGTCGATGTTGGAGAGGAACGACCCGAAGATCACCGGCGTGCCGGGCCGGATCAGCTGGGACAGCGCGATCCCCGACAGGGCCTCCACGATCTGCTGCACGAGCGCGGCGGGGATGGTGACCGGGGACATCGCGCCCATCAGGATGAACGGCGTCAGCACCACCGGCTGGCCCGCACCGGAGTACTCGAACTGCGCCTCCAGCATCCGGTCGTCCCAGCGCAGGGGCGAGTTGCAGTTGATGAGCGAGATCGTCGCCGGCGTCTCCTCGATCGCCTCGCGGGAGCCGAACAGGATCGAGGACATCGCGATCGTGTCGGCCGCATTGACCCCGGAGACGACGTTGCCCATGTAGACCTTGTCGGTCAGCGTCTGCAGGGCGTAGGTCATGTCGAGGTGGCGGCTGTCGAGCGGGGTGTCGTTGGGCTCGCAGATCACGCCGCCCGCCGAGTCGAGCACGGCGAACGACTGGGCCAGCTTGGTGAAGCTGCGGAAGTCCTCCATGGTGGCGTCGCGGCGTACGTCCCCCTGCCGCACGAACGGCGGGCCGTAGACCGCGCCGAAGGCCATCGAGTCCCCGCCGATGTGGATGTTGTTGGCCGGGTTGCGCGCCTGGACGTCGAACTCGCGGGGCGCCTTGGCGACCTGCTCGAGCACGAAGTCGGGGTCCAGGAAGACGGTGTTGCCCTCGACGCGCTGGCCCGCCTTGCGGAACAGCTCGAGGGCGCGGTCGTCCATGAACTCCACGCCGATCTCGGTCATCAGCCGCCGCCACCCCTGGTCCAGGGTGGCCATGGCGTCCTCGGACAGCACCTCGTAGCGCGGCATCGTGTTGCGGAACACGGGTCCTCCTGGGTCCGGCTGGGTCGGAGCGGCCGGGAACCGACGTGCCCGAGGCCCTTGACCTCGACTCACGACGGCTTCTAGCCTCATGATGTGGAACACGGTTCCACATCATGGAACCTGTGGGAACCCCTCCAGTGAAGGAGCTGCCGTGAGCGAGGCTGCCACCGGCACGCGGGCACTCGACCGCGCCGCCGACCTGGTCGCCACGGTGGTCCACGCCGACGAGCCGCTGTCGTTCGCCGACCTCCAGGACGCGAGCGGGCTCGCC
It contains:
- the purU gene encoding formyltetrahydrofolate deformylase; amino-acid sequence: MSYGPTGAEFVLTLSCPDRPGIVHAVSGFLVERGANIVESQQFGDRLTDRFFMRIAFVTEAAAEAGDLREAFARVAGPFDMAFELWAATAPYRTLIMVSKHLHCLNDLLFRASTGALQIEIPAIVSNHPDAGALARSYGIDFHHVPVSPDTKAEAEARLMQLVDETGTHLVVLARYMQVLSDDLCRRLSGRAINIHHSFLPSFKGARPYHQAFDRGVKLVGATAHYVTGDLDEGPIIEQDVLRVDHGYDQDQLVSAGRDVEAQVLSRAVRWHSESRVLLNGERTVVFR
- a CDS encoding formate--tetrahydrofolate ligase, yielding MQSDIEIANAAVLRPIREIAEETLGIDEEHLVPYGHYKAKVDVGYLTSLADRPLGRLVLVTALSPTPPGEGKTTTTVGLTDALHGLGHRSMACLREPSMGPVFGMKGGAAGGGWSQVVPMTDINLHFTGDFAAIAAANNLLSALIDNHVHHGNELDIDVRSVTWKRVVDTNDRALREVVVALGGHVNGFPREDGFDIVVASELMAIFCLTESWADLKRRIGDIVIGYTRAMAPVTARDLGAEGAMAALLRDALAPNLVQTLEGAPAFVHGGPFANIAHGCSSVMATRAGLRLADIVVTEAGFGADLGAEKFVDIKCRKSGLRPDVAVVVATVRALKYHGGVALEDLGREDVAAVEAGMVNLRRHLANIRDVYGIPAVVAVNRFPTDTDLEVDRVVALVAEEGVRAFPATHFADGGNGAKGLAEGVLAALDEPSPYEFSFTYDDDLTLTEKVEAIATRLYGAGLVTWDAKARRRLQRIERDGYSSLPVCVAKTQYSFSTDPASLGAPSGHELHVREVRLSAGAGFVVVVCGDMMTMPGLPRDPSAARIDLADDGTILGLS
- a CDS encoding class I SAM-dependent methyltransferase, which produces MPDETPLRMTFDSAAELYQQARPDYPDELYDAVVGAAGLNSRARLLEVGCATGKATLPLARRGFRITCVEPGRALAELARANLADFPQVEVVDGTFEDLDASTQPAYDLVVAATSWHWIDPAVRYRRAWELLRPGGHLAFWSATHVFPAGGDAIFHDLQVVYNEIGEGLREDVPRPAPGELPEQREEIESSGLFDTVLVRHFDWELDYDADGYLRLLDTFSGHIAMQRWQRDRLHSEVRRLLAEREDGRLRRGWGAVLHVARRRDA
- a CDS encoding trimethylamine methyltransferase family protein; its protein translation is MRLEAVVSRGQGPRARRFPAAPTQPDPGGPVFRNTMPRYEVLSEDAMATLDQGWRRLMTEIGVEFMDDRALELFRKAGQRVEGNTVFLDPDFVLEQVAKAPREFDVQARNPANNIHIGGDSMAFGAVYGPPFVRQGDVRRDATMEDFRSFTKLAQSFAVLDSAGGVICEPNDTPLDSRHLDMTYALQTLTDKVYMGNVVSGVNAADTIAMSSILFGSREAIEETPATISLINCNSPLRWDDRMLEAQFEYSGAGQPVVLTPFILMGAMSPVTIPAALVQQIVEALSGIALSQLIRPGTPVIFGSFLSNIDMQSGSPTFGTPESGLGLLCTGQIARHFGLPFRTGGGLTSSQVADAQAGYEALMTLMPTFLAGANWVMHSAGWLEGGLVAGYEKFIVDVELLQMLRHEFTPLEIDEASMAFDAHQEVGHGGHFLGAMHTMERFRTCFYRPLLSSSENYERWMRNGGNDANDRATVAYQKTLEEYEQPDLDDAVREELEEYVIRRRAELGD